In Brienomyrus brachyistius isolate T26 unplaced genomic scaffold, BBRACH_0.4 scaffold46, whole genome shotgun sequence, the following are encoded in one genomic region:
- the LOC125723169 gene encoding uncharacterized protein LOC125723169 isoform X1, with protein MEGARRRVRMRGGAQRGEEEGRGRGLGRGRGEGGDRGRGLGRGRGEGGDRGRGLGRGRGEGGDRGRGLGRGRGEGGDRGRGLGRGRGEEEGRGRGLGRGRGEGGDRGRGLGRGRGREELEELTEPEQRRRGPNLTQEIRATLIDHVLNHGLTLMEAGQRVQPNLSRNTVASVIRTFHRENRIEGRGHQGGRGPMFTRAQEAAIVNMVVANNCIRLREIQANIINNDRIFNNIHRVSLSTLARILKKKQVHMKQLYRVPFDRNSERVKHLRSEYVERVLQMDAEQIQHEFIYVDEAGFNLAKTRRRGRNVIGHRAITNVPGQRGGNITLCAAITQNGVLHHHANLGPYNANLILAFLDRLHEIVTALHKVDQMRYIVVWDNVSFHRAALVQNWFHGHPDFEVLYLLPYSPFLNPIEEFFSAWRWKVYDLRPYDRLPLIQAMEQACDQIDAASVQGWIRHSRRFFQRCLANEDIACDVDEILWPDPARRRDEE; from the exons ATGGAAGGAGCTAGAAGAAGAGTGAGAATGAGAGGGGGAGCTcaaagaggagaagaagaaggtagaggaagaggcctaggtagaggaagaggagaaggaggagatagaggaagaggcctaggtagaggaagaggagaaggaggagatagaggaagaggcctaggtagaggaagaggagaaggaggagatagaggaagaggcctag gtagaggaagaggagaaggaggagatagaggaagaggcctag gtagaggaagaggagaagaagaaggtagaggaagaggcctaggtagaggaagaggagaaggaggagatagaggaagaggcctaggtagaggaagaggtagAGAAGAACTTGAAGAGTTGACAGAACCTGAACAAAGAAGACGAGGACCAAATTTGACTCAAGAAATCCGTGCAACACTTATTGACCATGTTCTCAACCATGGACTGACACTGATGGAAGCTGGACAAAGAGTTCAACCAAATCTCAGCAGAAATACTGTTGCGTCAGTAATTCGGACATTTCATCGAGAAAACAG GATTGAGGGTCGAGGACACCAAGGTGGAAGGGGCCCTATGTTCACCCGTGCACAAGAGGCCGCCATAGTGAACATGGTTGTGGCCAATAATTGTATCAGGCTGCGAGAAATCCAAGCCAATATCATCAACAATGACCGTATTTTCAATAACATCCACCGAGTCTCTCTGTCAACATTAGCTCGAATCCTCAAGAAAAAGCAAGTACACATGAAGCAACTATATCGGGTACCATTTGACAGAAATTCAGAGAGAGTGAAACATCTGCGCtctgaatatgtggag AGAGTCTTGCAAATGGATGCAGAACAAATTCAGCATGAATTTATATATGTGGATGAGGCTGGATTTAACCTTGCAAAAACACGAAGACGAGGGAGAAATGTAATTGGACACAGGGCAATCACCAATGTGCCAGGGCAGCGAGGGGGTAACATCACCCTCTGCGCTGCTATCACACAAAATGGGGTCCTCCACCACCATGCAAATCTGGGACCCTATAATGCAAATCTAATACTTGCATTTCTTGACAGATTGCACGAGATTGTCACAGCATTACACAAAGTGGACCAGATGCGGTACATTGTCGTTTGGGACAATGTCTCATTCCATCGGGCTGCTCTGGTCCAGAATTGGTTCCATGGTCACCCTGATTTTGAAGTGTTATACCTTCTCCCATACTCCCCCTTCCTGAATCCAATcgaagagtttttttcagcgTGGCGGTGGAAGGTATACGACCTGCGGCCCTATGACCGTTTGCCCCTCATTCAGGCCATGGAGCAGGCATGTGATCAAATCGACGCAGCTTCTGTGCAGGGGTGGATTCGTCACTCAAGGCGATTCTTCCAACGGTGCCTTGCCAATGAAGACATAGCCTGTGATGTGGATGAAATCTTATGGCCTGATCCAGCCAGACGGAGAGATGAGGAATAG
- the LOC125723169 gene encoding uncharacterized protein LOC125723169 isoform X8 → MEGARRRVRMRGGAQRGEEEGRGRGLGRGRGEGGDRGRGLGRGRGEGGDRGRGLGRGRGEGGDRGRGLGRGRGREELEELTEPEQRRRGPNLTQEIRATLIDHVLNHGLTLMEAGQRVQPNLSRNTVASVIRTFHRENRIEGRGHQGGRGPMFTRAQEAAIVNMVVANNCIRLREIQANIINNDRIFNNIHRVSLSTLARILKKKQVHMKQLYRVPFDRNSERVKHLRSEYVERVLQMDAEQIQHEFIYVDEAGFNLAKTRRRGRNVIGHRAITNVPGQRGGNITLCAAITQNGVLHHHANLGPYNANLILAFLDRLHEIVTALHKVDQMRYIVVWDNVSFHRAALVQNWFHGHPDFEVLYLLPYSPFLNPIEEFFSAWRWKVYDLRPYDRLPLIQAMEQACDQIDAASVQGWIRHSRRFFQRCLANEDIACDVDEILWPDPARRRDEE, encoded by the exons ATGGAAGGAGCTAGAAGAAGAGTGAGAATGAGAGGGGGAGCTcaaagaggagaagaagaaggtagaggaagaggcctaggtagaggaagaggagaaggaggagatagaggaagaggcctaggtagaggaagaggagaaggaggagatagaggaagaggcctaggtagaggaagaggagaaggaggagatagaggaagaggcctag gtagaggaagaggtagAGAAGAACTTGAAGAGTTGACAGAACCTGAACAAAGAAGACGAGGACCAAATTTGACTCAAGAAATCCGTGCAACACTTATTGACCATGTTCTCAACCATGGACTGACACTGATGGAAGCTGGACAAAGAGTTCAACCAAATCTCAGCAGAAATACTGTTGCGTCAGTAATTCGGACATTTCATCGAGAAAACAG GATTGAGGGTCGAGGACACCAAGGTGGAAGGGGCCCTATGTTCACCCGTGCACAAGAGGCCGCCATAGTGAACATGGTTGTGGCCAATAATTGTATCAGGCTGCGAGAAATCCAAGCCAATATCATCAACAATGACCGTATTTTCAATAACATCCACCGAGTCTCTCTGTCAACATTAGCTCGAATCCTCAAGAAAAAGCAAGTACACATGAAGCAACTATATCGGGTACCATTTGACAGAAATTCAGAGAGAGTGAAACATCTGCGCtctgaatatgtggag AGAGTCTTGCAAATGGATGCAGAACAAATTCAGCATGAATTTATATATGTGGATGAGGCTGGATTTAACCTTGCAAAAACACGAAGACGAGGGAGAAATGTAATTGGACACAGGGCAATCACCAATGTGCCAGGGCAGCGAGGGGGTAACATCACCCTCTGCGCTGCTATCACACAAAATGGGGTCCTCCACCACCATGCAAATCTGGGACCCTATAATGCAAATCTAATACTTGCATTTCTTGACAGATTGCACGAGATTGTCACAGCATTACACAAAGTGGACCAGATGCGGTACATTGTCGTTTGGGACAATGTCTCATTCCATCGGGCTGCTCTGGTCCAGAATTGGTTCCATGGTCACCCTGATTTTGAAGTGTTATACCTTCTCCCATACTCCCCCTTCCTGAATCCAATcgaagagtttttttcagcgTGGCGGTGGAAGGTATACGACCTGCGGCCCTATGACCGTTTGCCCCTCATTCAGGCCATGGAGCAGGCATGTGATCAAATCGACGCAGCTTCTGTGCAGGGGTGGATTCGTCACTCAAGGCGATTCTTCCAACGGTGCCTTGCCAATGAAGACATAGCCTGTGATGTGGATGAAATCTTATGGCCTGATCCAGCCAGACGGAGAGATGAGGAATAG
- the LOC125723169 gene encoding uncharacterized protein LOC125723169 isoform X10 — translation MEAGQRVQPNLSRNTVASVIRTFHRENRIEGRGHQGGRGPMFTRAQEAAIVNMVVANNCIRLREIQANIINNDRIFNNIHRVSLSTLARILKKKQVHMKQLYRVPFDRNSERVKHLRSEYVERVLQMDAEQIQHEFIYVDEAGFNLAKTRRRGRNVIGHRAITNVPGQRGGNITLCAAITQNGVLHHHANLGPYNANLILAFLDRLHEIVTALHKVDQMRYIVVWDNVSFHRAALVQNWFHGHPDFEVLYLLPYSPFLNPIEEFFSAWRWKVYDLRPYDRLPLIQAMEQACDQIDAASVQGWIRHSRRFFQRCLANEDIACDVDEILWPDPARRRDEE, via the exons ATGGAAGCTGGACAAAGAGTTCAACCAAATCTCAGCAGAAATACTGTTGCGTCAGTAATTCGGACATTTCATCGAGAAAACAG GATTGAGGGTCGAGGACACCAAGGTGGAAGGGGCCCTATGTTCACCCGTGCACAAGAGGCCGCCATAGTGAACATGGTTGTGGCCAATAATTGTATCAGGCTGCGAGAAATCCAAGCCAATATCATCAACAATGACCGTATTTTCAATAACATCCACCGAGTCTCTCTGTCAACATTAGCTCGAATCCTCAAGAAAAAGCAAGTACACATGAAGCAACTATATCGGGTACCATTTGACAGAAATTCAGAGAGAGTGAAACATCTGCGCtctgaatatgtggag AGAGTCTTGCAAATGGATGCAGAACAAATTCAGCATGAATTTATATATGTGGATGAGGCTGGATTTAACCTTGCAAAAACACGAAGACGAGGGAGAAATGTAATTGGACACAGGGCAATCACCAATGTGCCAGGGCAGCGAGGGGGTAACATCACCCTCTGCGCTGCTATCACACAAAATGGGGTCCTCCACCACCATGCAAATCTGGGACCCTATAATGCAAATCTAATACTTGCATTTCTTGACAGATTGCACGAGATTGTCACAGCATTACACAAAGTGGACCAGATGCGGTACATTGTCGTTTGGGACAATGTCTCATTCCATCGGGCTGCTCTGGTCCAGAATTGGTTCCATGGTCACCCTGATTTTGAAGTGTTATACCTTCTCCCATACTCCCCCTTCCTGAATCCAATcgaagagtttttttcagcgTGGCGGTGGAAGGTATACGACCTGCGGCCCTATGACCGTTTGCCCCTCATTCAGGCCATGGAGCAGGCATGTGATCAAATCGACGCAGCTTCTGTGCAGGGGTGGATTCGTCACTCAAGGCGATTCTTCCAACGGTGCCTTGCCAATGAAGACATAGCCTGTGATGTGGATGAAATCTTATGGCCTGATCCAGCCAGACGGAGAGATGAGGAATAG